Proteins from a genomic interval of Sporolactobacillus sp. Y61:
- a CDS encoding Vga family ABC-F type ribosomal protection protein codes for MVLLEALKIKYDVKDRLLFDIDQLYVYEHDRIGLVGPNGSGKTTLLNILAKKLNPEEGTVIQRASCELLPQLKRADTTKSGGEVTQAYIQDALFRDPELLLADEPTTNLDLEHIEWLEKKLAAWQGALILVSHDRAFLDHLCTTIWEIDDGRLNVYTGNYSDYEKQKEARRAAQQLAHEKYEKKKHQLEEALTLKTRKAERAVKSPRNPYFAKKQKKLQKTASSMKTRLNKLEKVDKVKEPEPVRMDLPNAESFKNRIIFRVKDVSGRIGERVLWKRARFLVRGGDKLAIIGPNGAGKTTLIKKMIHQEAGISRAPSVKIAYFSQKLNILDESQSILENVRVSSRQSETLIRTVLARMHFYRDDVEKRVGVLSGGERVKVALTKLFLSDMNTLILDEPTNYLDLDAASALEALLKDYEGTVVFVSHDRRFIQNVATRVLEIRNQKVRVFEGTYQQFKHFKPQKKRDLKQDQRLILDTKISEVLSRLSLEPSQELEKEFQDLLRKKKELGQ; via the coding sequence ATGGTTTTGCTTGAGGCACTGAAGATCAAATATGATGTCAAAGACCGGCTGCTGTTTGACATTGATCAATTATATGTGTACGAACATGATCGCATTGGTCTGGTTGGCCCGAACGGAAGCGGGAAGACCACTCTGCTCAATATTCTGGCGAAAAAGCTTAACCCTGAAGAAGGAACCGTGATTCAGCGGGCATCGTGCGAACTGCTGCCCCAGCTGAAACGGGCCGATACGACCAAAAGCGGCGGCGAAGTAACCCAGGCGTACATTCAGGATGCGCTGTTCAGGGATCCCGAACTTTTGCTGGCCGATGAACCAACCACAAATCTTGATCTGGAGCATATTGAGTGGCTGGAAAAGAAACTGGCTGCCTGGCAGGGGGCACTGATTCTTGTGTCGCATGACCGCGCCTTTCTCGATCATCTGTGCACAACAATCTGGGAGATTGATGACGGCAGGCTGAACGTCTATACCGGCAATTACAGTGATTACGAAAAGCAAAAAGAAGCCAGACGGGCAGCACAGCAGCTCGCCCATGAAAAATATGAGAAAAAGAAACATCAGCTGGAAGAAGCACTGACTTTAAAGACAAGAAAAGCAGAACGGGCGGTTAAGAGCCCCAGAAATCCTTATTTTGCCAAGAAGCAAAAGAAGCTGCAGAAAACGGCAAGCTCCATGAAGACACGCCTGAATAAACTGGAGAAGGTTGATAAAGTAAAAGAGCCCGAACCGGTCAGGATGGATCTGCCCAACGCTGAATCGTTTAAAAACCGGATTATTTTTCGGGTAAAAGATGTTTCCGGGCGGATTGGCGAACGCGTCCTCTGGAAGCGCGCCCGTTTTCTTGTACGTGGTGGCGACAAACTGGCAATTATCGGACCGAACGGAGCGGGAAAGACGACACTGATTAAAAAAATGATCCATCAGGAGGCGGGAATCTCGCGGGCACCCTCGGTGAAAATCGCTTACTTCAGCCAGAAACTGAACATTTTGGATGAGAGTCAGTCGATTCTTGAGAATGTGCGTGTTTCATCCAGACAGAGTGAGACTTTGATCCGGACCGTGCTGGCACGGATGCATTTTTATCGTGACGACGTCGAAAAGCGGGTTGGCGTGCTGAGCGGTGGCGAACGTGTCAAGGTTGCCCTGACCAAACTTTTTTTAAGCGACATGAACACACTGATTCTGGATGAACCGACAAACTATCTTGATCTGGATGCGGCCTCAGCGCTTGAAGCACTGCTTAAAGACTATGAAGGAACCGTGGTTTTTGTCTCGCATGATCGCCGTTTTATTCAAAATGTTGCAACGCGTGTGCTGGAGATACGCAATCAGAAAGTCAGGGTCTTTGAAGGGACGTATCAGCAGTTCAAACATTTCAAACCGCAAAAGAAGCGCGATTTGAAACAGGATCAGCGATTGATCCTTGACACGAAAATCAGCGAGGTGCTCAGCCGGCTCAGCCTTGAACCTTCGCAGGAACTGGAGAAAGAGTTTCAGGATCTTTTAAGGAAGAAAAAGGAGCTCGGACAGTGA
- the ribE gene encoding 6,7-dimethyl-8-ribityllumazine synthase, which yields MVEVIEGHLIGKGLKIGIVVSRFNEFITNRLLAGAEDALKRHGVSDENVTVAWVPGAFEIPFAAKKIAESGHYDAVLALGAVIRGATSHYDYVCNEVSKGVAKTSLETGVPVLFGVITTETIEQAVERAGTKAGNKGWDAAVSGIEMANLNRSLTGGKI from the coding sequence ATGGTAGAAGTTATCGAAGGTCATTTAATCGGTAAGGGGCTAAAGATCGGCATCGTCGTCAGCCGCTTTAATGAGTTTATCACAAACAGGCTGCTGGCCGGTGCAGAGGACGCCCTGAAGAGGCACGGCGTCAGTGATGAGAATGTCACGGTGGCCTGGGTGCCCGGCGCTTTTGAAATTCCGTTTGCGGCGAAAAAAATAGCGGAGTCCGGGCATTATGATGCGGTTCTGGCGCTCGGAGCCGTTATCCGCGGTGCCACCTCGCACTATGACTATGTCTGCAATGAAGTCTCCAAAGGGGTCGCCAAAACAAGTCTGGAGACGGGGGTTCCTGTGCTTTTTGGTGTCATCACAACGGAGACGATTGAACAGGCTGTTGAACGCGCAGGAACGAAAGCAGGCAATAAAGGCTGGGATGCCGCGGTCAGCGGAATTGAAATGGCCAACCTGAACCGATCACTGACCGGCGGGAAGATCTGA
- a CDS encoding bifunctional 3,4-dihydroxy-2-butanone-4-phosphate synthase/GTP cyclohydrolase II, whose protein sequence is MFASIEEAVSDLKAGKIIIICDDEGRENEGDFVCLADKVTPEAVNFMITHGRGLLCMPLDQRIADALKFRPMVDENTDNHETAFTVSVDSRKARTGISAFERAETIRAIVADQAKASDFHHPGHIFPLIAREEGVLRRAGHTEASVDLARLAGAKPAAVICEILKGDGHMARRPELEALAQTFGLKMITVKDLITYRQQHHVHREVSADLPTALGSFHIIGYSDQGKEHVALVKGQVAGDQPVLVRVHSECLTGDVFGSERCDCGPQLHKALQMIEEAGKGVVIYLRQEGRGIGLINKLKAYRLQEEGDDTVEANLHLGFPPDMRDYAAAAEIIRDLGITKVRLMTNNPAKIKNLERHGLHVIQRVPLEINSNENNRRYLFTKAEKMGHLLHLSK, encoded by the coding sequence ATGTTTGCATCAATCGAAGAAGCAGTCAGTGATTTGAAAGCCGGGAAAATCATCATCATCTGCGACGACGAAGGCAGGGAGAATGAAGGAGACTTTGTCTGCCTGGCTGATAAGGTGACGCCTGAGGCGGTTAATTTCATGATCACGCATGGCCGGGGGCTGCTTTGCATGCCGCTGGATCAAAGAATAGCTGATGCGTTGAAGTTTCGGCCCATGGTTGACGAGAATACGGACAATCACGAAACGGCTTTTACCGTCAGTGTCGATTCACGAAAAGCCAGAACCGGGATCAGCGCTTTTGAACGTGCGGAGACGATCCGGGCGATCGTAGCCGATCAGGCAAAGGCATCCGATTTTCATCATCCGGGACATATTTTTCCACTGATCGCTCGCGAGGAGGGCGTTCTGAGACGGGCCGGCCACACGGAGGCATCGGTTGATCTGGCCAGACTGGCCGGTGCGAAGCCGGCTGCGGTCATCTGTGAAATCCTGAAGGGCGATGGCCATATGGCGCGGCGGCCGGAACTGGAAGCGCTGGCGCAGACATTTGGCCTGAAAATGATTACGGTCAAGGACCTGATCACTTACCGGCAGCAGCATCACGTGCATCGTGAAGTCAGCGCGGATCTGCCGACGGCGTTGGGCAGCTTCCACATCATCGGTTACTCTGATCAAGGAAAAGAGCATGTTGCGCTTGTTAAAGGACAGGTTGCCGGCGATCAGCCCGTCCTGGTCCGGGTCCATTCGGAATGCCTGACCGGGGACGTTTTTGGTTCGGAACGCTGCGACTGCGGGCCGCAGCTGCACAAAGCCCTGCAGATGATCGAAGAAGCAGGCAAGGGTGTGGTGATCTATCTCCGTCAGGAAGGGCGGGGGATCGGCCTCATTAATAAACTGAAAGCGTACCGACTTCAGGAAGAGGGTGACGATACGGTGGAAGCCAATCTGCATCTTGGGTTTCCGCCCGACATGAGGGACTACGCCGCGGCCGCAGAAATCATTCGCGATCTGGGAATCACGAAGGTGCGGCTGATGACGAACAACCCGGCGAAGATAAAAAATCTGGAGCGGCACGGGCTTCATGTGATCCAGAGAGTGCCGCTTGAGATCAATTCGAACGAAAACAATCGGCGTTATCTGTTCACGAAAGCCGAGAAAATGGGACATTTGCTGCATTTATCAAAATAG
- the ribE gene encoding riboflavin synthase — protein MFTGLVEEIGHVSAVKTGTEAIQISIRATRILQDLTIGDSIAVNGACLTVTEKMRSGFTADVMPETIKSTALKTLKSGDPVNLERAMRADGRFGGHFVTGHVDGVGRIVRSYPKGNARYLIIKVPAELDAWLVEKGSVALDGTSLTVFAIQDARLTVALIPHTSDQSVLGQKKMGDSVNVECDVLQKYVMNAALKTTKTAQHLTYGKLLEHGFISH, from the coding sequence ATGTTTACCGGACTTGTGGAAGAAATCGGGCATGTATCCGCTGTAAAAACAGGCACTGAGGCCATACAGATTTCGATCCGGGCCACACGCATCCTGCAGGATCTGACGATTGGTGACAGCATTGCCGTGAATGGCGCCTGTCTGACAGTTACGGAAAAAATGAGATCCGGGTTCACGGCAGACGTCATGCCTGAAACGATAAAAAGCACGGCGCTGAAAACACTGAAATCAGGTGATCCGGTGAATCTTGAGCGCGCGATGCGGGCAGATGGGCGATTCGGCGGACATTTTGTGACAGGTCATGTGGACGGAGTCGGGCGAATCGTCAGGAGTTATCCAAAAGGAAACGCTCGTTATCTGATCATTAAAGTGCCCGCAGAACTGGATGCCTGGCTGGTTGAAAAAGGATCAGTCGCTCTGGACGGAACGAGCCTGACGGTGTTTGCTATTCAGGACGCCCGGCTGACGGTTGCTTTAATTCCGCATACATCAGACCAGTCGGTGCTTGGACAGAAAAAAATGGGCGATTCCGTCAACGTGGAATGTGATGTCCTGCAGAAATATGTCATGAACGCAGCACTTAAGACTACAAAAACCGCGCAGCATCTGACTTATGGCAAACTGCTTGAGCATGGATTTATCAGTCATTAA
- the ribD gene encoding bifunctional diaminohydroxyphosphoribosylaminopyrimidine deaminase/5-amino-6-(5-phosphoribosylamino)uracil reductase RibD yields MKDAEFMSLAIHLAKTTVGQTWPNPAVGAVVVRDGRIVGMGAHLKAGEAHAEVNALTMAGARAEGSTLYVTLEPCSHFGKTPPCADLIIKKQVRRVLIASVDPNPLVSGRGIQRLKEAGITVESGLMKKEAESLNPGFFHYMTHGTPFVTLKAACSLDGKTATAAGESQWITGEASRRDGQNLRSRHDAILVGIGTVLADDPRLTVRTESVARQPVRVVLDTKLRIPEQAQLLNDRAAQTWVITGRTIDEQKAARIRNDRVSVFRLPERDLRIQDVLTFLGEKGIMSLLVEGGAAIHGSFLKAGAFDRLIVYMAPKLIGGQRAAPVIGGDGIEHLRDAAALSIDDVEKIDGDLKITATRRRD; encoded by the coding sequence ATGAAAGATGCGGAGTTTATGAGCCTGGCGATTCATCTGGCGAAAACGACAGTCGGTCAGACCTGGCCAAATCCGGCGGTCGGGGCGGTTGTTGTCCGTGACGGGAGGATTGTCGGCATGGGCGCGCATTTAAAAGCCGGCGAGGCGCATGCGGAGGTGAACGCACTAACGATGGCGGGGGCCAGAGCTGAGGGCAGCACGCTCTATGTCACGCTGGAGCCATGTTCCCACTTTGGGAAGACTCCACCCTGCGCGGATTTGATTATTAAAAAGCAGGTCAGGCGCGTCTTGATCGCTTCGGTCGATCCAAATCCGCTGGTTTCCGGACGGGGAATTCAGCGCCTGAAGGAAGCCGGTATTACCGTGGAGTCCGGGCTGATGAAAAAAGAAGCAGAGTCGCTTAATCCGGGCTTCTTCCACTACATGACGCATGGGACGCCCTTTGTGACGCTGAAAGCTGCCTGCAGCCTGGACGGCAAGACGGCGACGGCGGCGGGAGAAAGCCAGTGGATCACAGGTGAGGCGTCCAGGCGCGACGGGCAAAACCTGCGCAGCCGGCATGATGCAATTCTCGTGGGTATCGGCACCGTGCTTGCTGATGATCCGCGTCTGACCGTCCGAACGGAAAGCGTCGCGCGTCAGCCGGTCCGCGTTGTTCTGGATACAAAGCTGCGTATTCCGGAACAGGCACAGCTTCTGAATGACCGGGCCGCACAGACCTGGGTCATCACCGGACGAACGATTGATGAGCAAAAAGCGGCGCGTATCCGCAATGACCGGGTGAGTGTCTTTCGCTTGCCGGAAAGAGATCTGCGCATCCAGGATGTTTTAACCTTCCTTGGGGAAAAAGGGATCATGTCGCTGCTCGTTGAAGGAGGGGCGGCGATTCACGGCAGTTTCCTGAAGGCCGGCGCGTTTGACCGGCTGATTGTGTACATGGCGCCGAAGCTGATTGGCGGGCAGCGGGCGGCCCCCGTGATCGGCGGCGACGGTATTGAGCACCTGCGGGATGCCGCCGCGCTGTCCATAGACGATGTTGAAAAAATTGACGGTGATCTGAAAATTACGGCGACCCGAAGGAGGGACTAA
- the hcp gene encoding hydroxylamine reductase encodes MENAMFCFQCQETARGTGCTQIGVCGKSPAVAAAQDLLVYVTKGIAAVTTRLRAEGKSISREVNHLITENLFTTITNANFDERAIHARITATLKKRKELTEQLSDKENLPDAAIWLPSDDSEESNIGRVIHMGVLSTKNEDVRSLRELITYGLKGLSAYSRHANVLLKDNEEVDTFLQSALAKTLDDSLNTDELTALVLETGKYGVKGMALLDQANSNAYGNPEITEVNIGVGNRPGILISGHDLRDIEMLLQQTQGTGVDVYTHSEMLPAHYYPAFKKYPNFIGNYGNAWWRQKEEFESFRGPILMTTNCIVPPKKSYKDRLYTTGAAGFPGCKHIPGKIGEQKDFSKIIAQAQKCPPPIEIESGDIVGGFAHHQVFALADKVVDAVKSGAIRKFVVMAGCDGRMKSRKYYADFAKALPKDTVILTAGCAKYRFNKLNLGDINGIPRVLDAGQCNDSYSLIRIALKLKEVFNLEDINDLPIVYNISWYEQKAVIVLLALLYLGIRNIHLGPTLPAFLSRNVTNILVEKFGISGIHSVESDLSLVF; translated from the coding sequence ATGGAAAATGCAATGTTTTGTTTTCAATGTCAGGAAACTGCAAGGGGCACAGGATGCACGCAAATCGGTGTATGTGGCAAAAGCCCGGCAGTGGCTGCCGCTCAGGATTTACTCGTTTATGTGACCAAGGGCATTGCCGCGGTCACTACGCGTCTGCGCGCCGAAGGGAAAAGCATCAGTCGCGAAGTCAATCATTTAATAACCGAAAATTTATTTACAACGATCACAAACGCTAATTTTGATGAACGAGCTATTCACGCCCGAATAACCGCCACTTTGAAAAAAAGAAAAGAACTGACAGAGCAACTGTCAGACAAAGAAAATCTACCCGATGCAGCTATCTGGTTGCCTTCCGATGATTCCGAAGAAAGTAACATTGGCCGGGTCATCCATATGGGCGTACTTTCCACAAAGAATGAGGATGTTCGCAGTTTGCGCGAGCTGATCACCTACGGCCTGAAAGGACTTTCCGCGTATAGCAGGCATGCCAACGTTTTATTAAAAGACAATGAAGAGGTGGACACTTTCCTGCAAAGCGCACTTGCAAAGACGCTGGACGATTCTCTAAACACGGATGAATTAACCGCTTTGGTTCTGGAAACAGGGAAATATGGCGTAAAAGGTATGGCTTTACTAGATCAGGCAAATTCAAATGCCTACGGTAATCCGGAAATCACAGAAGTGAATATTGGCGTTGGGAATCGACCGGGCATTTTGATTTCCGGACATGATCTGCGTGATATCGAAATGCTTCTGCAGCAGACACAGGGCACAGGTGTGGATGTGTATACACATTCAGAAATGCTCCCGGCACATTATTACCCAGCTTTTAAAAAGTATCCGAATTTTATCGGCAATTACGGAAATGCCTGGTGGAGACAAAAAGAGGAATTTGAAAGCTTCCGCGGACCGATTCTGATGACGACGAACTGCATCGTCCCACCGAAAAAAAGCTATAAAGATAGACTGTATACAACTGGAGCCGCCGGTTTCCCGGGCTGCAAACATATTCCAGGTAAAATTGGCGAACAAAAGGACTTTTCCAAAATTATTGCGCAGGCTCAAAAGTGCCCACCGCCGATCGAAATTGAAAGTGGCGATATTGTCGGCGGCTTCGCCCATCATCAGGTGTTTGCGTTAGCCGATAAAGTGGTTGATGCCGTTAAATCCGGAGCAATCCGGAAATTTGTCGTAATGGCTGGCTGCGACGGGAGAATGAAATCACGAAAGTACTATGCTGACTTTGCTAAAGCGCTGCCCAAAGATACAGTGATTCTGACGGCAGGCTGTGCAAAATATAGATTTAATAAACTAAATCTGGGCGATATCAACGGCATTCCCCGTGTACTGGACGCTGGACAATGTAACGATTCCTATTCTCTGATCCGCATCGCGCTAAAGCTGAAAGAAGTATTCAATTTAGAGGATATTAATGATTTGCCAATTGTCTATAATATTTCCTGGTACGAACAGAAAGCAGTTATCGTCTTGCTGGCTCTGCTTTATCTGGGCATCAGGAATATTCATCTTGGTCCTACTTTACCCGCCTTCCTGTCGCGTAACGTTACCAATATACTGGTAGAAAAATTCGGAATATCGGGGATACATTCCGTTGAGTCAGATCTGAGCCTGGTTTTTTAA